One window of Bacillus sp. THAF10 genomic DNA carries:
- the murF gene encoding UDP-N-acetylmuramoyl-tripeptide--D-alanyl-D-alanine ligase has translation MIKRTLKELQEMAKGDGLSSEYAAVIAEGVSRDTREDMNGKLYIPIIGENFNGHLFVRDAIEKKGAVASLWQKDQPEPPTDLNLIFVDDTIEALQQLAASYLEQLGMKVVGITGSNGKTTTKDMVTSVLETTFRVHKTAGNYNNHIGLPLTLLSMTEDVEVAVLEMGMSGRGEIELLSQIAKPDAAIITNIGESHMQDLGSREGIAEAKLEIATGLKQDGKLIINGDEPLLTERVGSFPHVIQFGLGEHNNYQARDISLKGKGTHFIIEETEYFIPVLGAHNVTNALSAIIVGELFGVTEENRVKGLKNLTITGMRNEVVETSGGWTIINDAYNASPTSMRAALDLLSSLNGYNKKIAVLGDMLELGDMERSFHYEVGKYVEDKNIDYVFTFGELGTEIAKGAQEVMDPTKVKVFMNKQQLTSELLPLLQPEDVIIVKGSRGMKLEEVIEGLK, from the coding sequence ATGATTAAAAGAACGTTAAAAGAACTGCAAGAGATGGCCAAGGGAGATGGTCTTTCAAGTGAATATGCGGCTGTGATAGCGGAAGGTGTATCCCGTGATACCCGCGAGGATATGAACGGGAAGCTTTATATTCCGATAATCGGGGAAAACTTTAATGGGCATCTATTCGTTCGAGACGCTATTGAAAAGAAGGGAGCGGTTGCTTCCCTTTGGCAAAAAGACCAGCCTGAGCCCCCAACCGACCTTAACCTTATTTTTGTCGACGATACCATTGAAGCCCTACAGCAACTTGCTGCAAGCTACCTAGAACAGCTTGGCATGAAGGTAGTTGGCATTACAGGAAGTAACGGAAAAACAACAACGAAGGATATGGTTACATCAGTGTTGGAAACAACCTTTCGTGTGCATAAAACAGCTGGGAATTACAATAACCATATCGGTCTTCCCCTGACACTACTTTCGATGACAGAAGATGTCGAGGTGGCTGTCCTTGAAATGGGAATGAGTGGTAGAGGAGAAATTGAGCTGCTATCTCAAATCGCGAAGCCGGATGCAGCAATTATCACCAACATTGGTGAATCCCATATGCAAGACCTAGGCTCAAGAGAAGGCATTGCAGAGGCGAAGCTTGAAATTGCCACAGGTTTAAAACAGGACGGAAAGCTCATTATTAATGGGGATGAGCCTCTATTAACGGAAAGAGTCGGAAGCTTCCCTCATGTTATTCAGTTTGGATTAGGGGAACATAATAACTATCAGGCGCGCGACATTTCCCTAAAAGGAAAAGGAACACATTTTATAATAGAAGAAACTGAGTATTTTATCCCGGTCCTTGGTGCTCACAATGTAACCAATGCCTTATCTGCCATCATTGTGGGAGAGCTTTTTGGCGTAACAGAAGAGAACAGAGTGAAGGGCCTAAAGAACCTAACCATAACTGGAATGAGAAATGAAGTCGTAGAAACGTCTGGTGGGTGGACAATTATTAATGATGCATATAATGCAAGTCCAACATCAATGCGTGCTGCACTTGATTTGTTGTCGAGCCTAAATGGGTATAATAAAAAAATAGCTGTTCTTGGGGATATGCTCGAGCTTGGCGACATGGAGCGCTCCTTCCATTATGAAGTAGGAAAATATGTTGAAGATAAGAACATTGACTATGTTTTCACATTTGGAGAATTGGGAACAGAAATTGCAAAAGGTGCACAAGAGGTGATGGACCCAACAAAAGTAAAGGTTTTTATGAACAAGCAACAGTTAACCTCGGAGCTTTTACCACTTTTGCAGCCTGAGGATGTTATCATCGTCAAAGGCTCCCGTGGGATGAAGCTGGAAGAAGTAATTGAAGGATTAAAATAG
- a CDS encoding D-alanine--D-alanine ligase: MKTKVHLLYGGKSAEHQVSLQTALAVTKALDMDKYDVYPLYITEKGEWKRGGLLSGPAESVQQLKLEDGGKTIAPLALPTAENKTEAPTVIFPLLHGPNGEDGTVQGMLELLNLPYVGNGVLASSAGMDKVIMKNLFAQAGLPQVGYVHFLRSEWEKAAEVTYERVENELGYPCFVKPANLGSSVGISKAKNREELAAAFREAFEFDRKIIVEQGLEGAREIEIGVLGNDEPECSVVGEIVAKKDFYDYKAKYEDGDTAMIIPAEIDGETYASVREMAITAFKAIDGAGLVRADFFLTKEGTLYINEVNTMPGFTPFSMFPLLWQHTDVTYPELIEKLVGYGIARHEEKQKIKHTF; encoded by the coding sequence ATGAAAACGAAAGTACATTTATTATATGGCGGAAAGTCCGCAGAACATCAAGTATCCTTGCAAACAGCCCTGGCAGTTACAAAGGCCTTGGATATGGATAAATATGACGTATATCCGTTATACATCACCGAAAAAGGGGAATGGAAACGTGGAGGTCTGCTTAGTGGGCCAGCAGAAAGTGTGCAACAATTAAAGCTTGAAGATGGCGGCAAAACGATTGCGCCACTTGCGTTACCAACGGCGGAAAATAAAACAGAAGCTCCAACCGTTATTTTTCCACTTTTGCATGGACCAAACGGGGAAGACGGAACAGTGCAAGGAATGCTCGAGCTATTAAACCTTCCTTATGTCGGAAATGGTGTGTTAGCTTCTTCTGCAGGGATGGATAAAGTTATTATGAAAAACCTTTTCGCGCAAGCCGGCCTTCCACAAGTTGGTTACGTGCACTTCCTACGCTCTGAGTGGGAAAAGGCTGCTGAGGTGACGTATGAAAGGGTAGAAAATGAGCTTGGCTATCCTTGCTTTGTTAAACCAGCTAACCTTGGTTCTAGTGTGGGAATTAGTAAGGCCAAAAACAGAGAAGAGCTTGCTGCTGCCTTCCGTGAAGCGTTTGAATTTGACCGCAAGATTATTGTCGAGCAAGGCTTAGAAGGCGCTCGTGAAATTGAAATTGGGGTACTGGGCAATGACGAGCCAGAATGCTCCGTTGTGGGAGAAATTGTTGCGAAAAAAGATTTCTACGATTATAAAGCAAAATATGAAGATGGGGATACAGCGATGATTATCCCGGCTGAAATTGACGGCGAAACCTACGCAAGTGTAAGGGAAATGGCAATTACTGCATTCAAAGCGATCGATGGTGCTGGACTTGTACGTGCTGACTTTTTCTTAACAAAAGAGGGCACCCTTTACATTAATGAAGTAAACACGATGCCAGGATTTACCCCATTTAGCATGTTCCCATTATTATGGCAGCATACAGATGTTACGTACCCAGAGCTAATTGAAAAGCTGGTTGGCTACGGAATAGCACGTCACGAAGAGAAACAAAAAATCAAGCATACATTTTAA